Part of the Nakamurella alba genome is shown below.
CGGCTCATCGAGCCGGCCGAGATCGGTGCCATGGTCGCGTTCCTCGCCGGCGAGCAGGCCGGTGCGATCACCGGCCAGGCGTTCAACGTGGACGGCGGTTCGCTGCAGTCGTAGGTGCGTCGCCCCGGGACCCGCGCGACACCGGTGGCCGGGCCGGTGCGCCCGGGACAGAGTGCCTAGGACAGTGCGCCCGCCGCGGCCGCGTTGAAAGCCGTGGAGCCGGTGAGGTTCTGGCCGCCGTCGACGGTGATCCGGGCGCCGGTGACGTACTCGGCGAGCGGCGAGGCGAGGAAGGCCGCCATCGCCCCGACCTCCTCGGTCCGGCCGTACCGGCCCAGCGGCACCATGGACAGCCAGGCGTCCTCGCCGGCCACCTCGCCGAGTCGTTTCATCCCCTCGGTGCCCTCGATCGGGCCCGGGGCGATGGCGTTGCAGCGGATCCCGTACGATCCCCACTCCAGCGCGAGATTGCGCATCAAAGCGTCGATCCCCGCCTTGGCGGCGCCGACGTGCGCCTGGAACGCGAAGGCCTGGTCGGCCTGCGACGCCGAGATGTAGAGCAGGCTGCCACGGGTCTGCTTCAGCTGGGCGAACGCGGCCCGGGTGGCGTTGAAGGTGCCCATCAGGTCGATGTCCACCACGGTGCGGAAACCGTTGGGGGACAGGTTCTCCGCGCGGGCGATGAAGTTGCCGGCGGCGCCGCAGACCAGCGTGGCGATCGGCCCGAACTTCTCGGCGGTGCCGTCCAGCGCGGCCTGCAAGGCCTCCGGGTCCCGGACGTCGGCCACCGCGGTGTGCACCCCGTGGCCGAAGGCACCCAGTTCCTCCGCCGCCGCGGCGAGCACCTCGGTCCGCCGGCCGCAGATCCCGACGTCCGCGCCGAGGGCGGCGAAGGTCCGGGCGATGCCGAGGTTGATGCCGCTGCCGCCACCGGTGACGAACACCGGCCGGCCGGCGAACAGGTCGGAGGGGAACAGGTCGGTGATCTTCATGCCGGTGATCCTGACGGTCGGCCCCGGCGCGCCCCGGCGAGTCGTCCGGCCCCGTTGGAGTTCGGTCCAAAGTCCGGTCCGGTCCGCGTTGGAGGGTTCCACATCGGGGTCCGCGGGGGGCCTCCGGTGGTGGGTCGCGCGGGGATAGGTTCGGAACCATGACAGACGTCGTGGTCGTGGATGCCGTCCGTACGCCCGTGGGTCGGAGGCGGGGCGGCCTGTCCGGCACCCACCCGGTCAACACCCTCGCGCACGTGCTGCGTGCGCTGGTCGACCGGACCGGGGTGGACCCGGGAGCCGTCGGGCAGGTCATCGGCGGCTGCGTGACGCAGATCGGCGAGCAGTCCACCAACATCATCCGCACCGGCTGGCTGACCGCCGGGCTGCCGCTGCAGGTGCCGTCGACCACCATCGACGCCCAGTGCGGGTCCAGCCAGCAGGCGACCTCGCTGGCCTCGGCGCTGGTCGGGTCCGGGCTGACCGACCTCGCGGTGGGCTGCGGTGTCGAGGCGATGAGCCGGGTGCCGATCGGCGCGTCGCTGGACGAGGCCCGCGGCTTCGGCACGCCGTGGCCGCCGGAGTACGCCGACCACTACGAGGTGACCTCGCAGTTCGAGGGTGCCGAGCGGATCGCCGACAAGTGGGGCGTGACCCGGGCCGACGCCGACGCGTTCGGCAAGCGCTCGCAGGACCTCGCCGCCCGTGCCTGGGCCGAGGGCCGGTTCGACTCACAGGTGGTGCCGATCGAGGTGGCCGAGCGGGACGCGGAGGGCAACCCGACCGGCGGCACGGTGCTGATCAGCAAGGACGAGGGCCTGCGCGCCACCACGCTGGAGGCCCTTGCCGGA
Proteins encoded:
- a CDS encoding steroid 3-ketoacyl-CoA thiolase, with protein sequence MTDVVVVDAVRTPVGRRRGGLSGTHPVNTLAHVLRALVDRTGVDPGAVGQVIGGCVTQIGEQSTNIIRTGWLTAGLPLQVPSTTIDAQCGSSQQATSLASALVGSGLTDLAVGCGVEAMSRVPIGASLDEARGFGTPWPPEYADHYEVTSQFEGAERIADKWGVTRADADAFGKRSQDLAARAWAEGRFDSQVVPIEVAERDAEGNPTGGTVLISKDEGLRATTLEALAGLKPVARPDGVHTAGNASQISDGAAAVLVAEASKAAALGLRARARIVDSCLVGSDPELMLTGPIPATELLLRRNGLTVDDIDVFEINEAFASVVLAWQRELSVDPDKVNPNGGAIALGHPLGATGAFLISKALGELERSQGRLALITMCCGGGLGTGMLLERV
- a CDS encoding SDR family oxidoreductase, translating into MKITDLFPSDLFAGRPVFVTGGGSGINLGIARTFAALGADVGICGRRTEVLAAAAEELGAFGHGVHTAVADVRDPEALQAALDGTAEKFGPIATLVCGAAGNFIARAENLSPNGFRTVVDIDLMGTFNATRAAFAQLKQTRGSLLYISASQADQAFAFQAHVGAAKAGIDALMRNLALEWGSYGIRCNAIAPGPIEGTEGMKRLGEVAGEDAWLSMVPLGRYGRTEEVGAMAAFLASPLAEYVTGARITVDGGQNLTGSTAFNAAAAGALS